The Cervus canadensis isolate Bull #8, Minnesota chromosome X, ASM1932006v1, whole genome shotgun sequence genome contains a region encoding:
- the LOC122435726 gene encoding protein FAM209A-like gives MGSGWGGAHCDITKGQAWLVLSLQVPGQTSTPGAVSSRLTMWSVKWFLCFSMAVTYVYALMFTSLREKAEELQSQVLCGGHCLIQQNQPEHAQDWFKIVLLGLFFIVLMYVTVELTGESGESNVQTPPARQGGSFGSLGQKKKKASPDKDCMFATLTQLEMDLVKFVSRVRNLKLAAATCDNLNPPNVEVPAAHNNITLYELWCDEDSE, from the coding sequence ATGGGTTCTGGCTGGGGCGGGGCCCATTGTGACATCACCAAGGGCCAAGCTTGGCTGGTCCTCAGTCTCCAGGTGCCAGGGCAGACCAGCACACCAGGAGCTGTTTCCTCTCGGCTCACCATGTGGTCCGTCAAATGGTTCCTGTGCTTTTCCATGGCTGTTACGTATGTCTACGCTTTAATGTTTACTTCCCTGAGAGAGAAAGCCGAAGAACTCCAGAGTCAGGTGCTCTGCGGAGGACACTGTCTAATTCAGCAGAATCAACCAGAGCATGCCCAAGACTGGTTTAAGATCGTGTTGCTCGGGCTTTTCTTCATTGTGCTCATGTACGTGACAGTGGAGCTGACAGGAGAGAGTGGTGAGAGTAATGTGCAGACTCCTCCTGCCCGTCAGGGTGGTTCATTTGGCTCTctgggacagaaaaagaaaaaggcctccccagacaaagACTGTATGTTCGCTACCTTAACCCAGCTCGAGATGGACCTTGTGAAATTTGTGTCCAGGGTGCGGAATCTGAAACTTGCCGCGGCAACCTGCGATAACCTCAACCCTCCCAATGTTGAGGTTCCCGCAGCACACAATAACATTACACTGTATGAACTCTGGTGCGACGAAGACTCTGAATGA